The Streptomyces achromogenes genome window below encodes:
- a CDS encoding DUF5994 family protein yields the protein MTATISLSPILEDRLSSTTSSSLRLSLAPVGAAPALLDGAWWPRSRDLAAELPILTAVLDPLWGRITRVTVNPTQWPVLPRKVPVAGHVVKVGWFLAEQDAHELLLLSYRTGRWNLLVVPPWTDPVMASWLMAAASDPRGTSTASRLMEEAVRLRTASETDRAREAVWDSEGGQGARDPAARPRIAGVMAEGAVEPVHPSRPAPALMRM from the coding sequence ATGACTGCGACCATTTCCCTCTCGCCGATACTCGAAGATCGGCTGTCCTCCACTACTTCTTCCTCTCTCCGCCTGTCGCTGGCCCCCGTCGGCGCCGCGCCGGCTCTTCTGGACGGCGCCTGGTGGCCCCGCTCCCGCGATCTGGCGGCGGAACTGCCGATCCTGACAGCGGTACTTGATCCGCTGTGGGGGCGGATCACCAGGGTCACGGTGAACCCCACCCAGTGGCCGGTCCTCCCGCGCAAGGTGCCCGTCGCCGGTCACGTCGTGAAGGTGGGCTGGTTCCTGGCCGAGCAGGACGCGCACGAACTGCTGCTGCTCTCCTACCGCACGGGCCGCTGGAACCTGCTGGTGGTTCCGCCGTGGACGGACCCCGTCATGGCCTCCTGGCTGATGGCCGCCGCGAGTGACCCACGGGGCACGTCGACCGCGAGCCGGTTGATGGAGGAGGCCGTACGCCTGCGGACGGCGTCCGAGACCGACCGGGCCAGGGAAGCGGTCTGGGACTCCGAGGGAGGGCAGGGCGCCCGTGATCCGGCCGCGCGTCCACGGATTGCGGGAGTCATGGCCGAGGGCGCAGTCGAGCCGGTGCACCCGTCGCGGCCCGCTCCTGCGCTGATGAGGATGTGA
- a CDS encoding PP2C family protein-serine/threonine phosphatase, with protein sequence MTDGGRQPDRVGVDRSEGFGERLLGVLLDRSHEMPPQLIAPLVAEEVARVGGRDVSILLQDYEQVLLVPLPGRRLKLGGPEPVENSPAGDAFLSRRTVEVPQDGSVRMYLPLLDGSDQIGVMAVTLDSVDDDDRRLLRRLAGLVADMIVTKDAYTDQFFQARRSAPMSVAAEIQWSLLPPLSMTVPQVEVAGILEPAYDVAGDSFDYALNGDILHMAMIDAMGHGLDAATMATVAIGAYRHTRRAHTDLSQVYAFMDSAINEQFGPDHFVTAQMMILDVTTGRLQWVNAGHPAPFLIRDRAVVDRLESPTTLPVGFGGEEPVVSEQMLEPGDRLLCFTDGLFEEHQAGGEQFGEEQLIEWTNRVLRDRPQVRAVVRALSHALKQERGGTTTDDATIFLIEWRGGDAHHLTTLD encoded by the coding sequence ATGACGGACGGTGGGCGGCAGCCGGACCGGGTCGGGGTGGACCGGTCGGAGGGATTCGGCGAACGGCTGTTGGGGGTGCTGCTGGACCGCTCCCACGAGATGCCGCCGCAGTTGATCGCCCCACTCGTCGCGGAAGAGGTGGCCAGGGTCGGGGGACGGGACGTCTCCATCCTCCTGCAGGACTACGAGCAGGTGCTGCTGGTGCCGCTGCCGGGCCGGAGGCTGAAGCTCGGCGGCCCCGAGCCGGTCGAGAACTCCCCCGCGGGCGACGCGTTCCTGAGCCGCAGAACCGTGGAGGTGCCGCAGGACGGCAGTGTGCGGATGTACCTGCCGCTGCTGGACGGCAGCGACCAGATCGGGGTGATGGCCGTCACCCTGGACAGCGTCGATGACGACGACCGGCGATTGCTGCGCAGACTCGCCGGCCTGGTCGCGGACATGATCGTCACCAAGGACGCCTACACCGACCAGTTCTTCCAGGCCCGCCGCAGTGCCCCGATGAGTGTGGCCGCGGAGATCCAGTGGTCGTTGCTGCCCCCGCTGTCCATGACGGTGCCGCAGGTCGAGGTGGCCGGCATCCTGGAGCCCGCCTACGACGTGGCCGGCGACAGCTTCGACTACGCCCTCAACGGCGACATCCTGCACATGGCCATGATCGACGCGATGGGCCACGGACTGGACGCGGCGACCATGGCGACGGTGGCCATCGGCGCCTATCGCCACACGCGACGGGCCCATACGGATCTGTCCCAGGTGTACGCGTTCATGGACAGCGCCATCAACGAGCAGTTCGGCCCCGACCACTTCGTCACCGCTCAGATGATGATCCTCGACGTCACCACGGGCCGGCTGCAGTGGGTCAACGCCGGCCACCCGGCTCCCTTCCTGATCCGTGACCGCGCTGTGGTGGACCGGCTGGAGAGCCCGACCACGCTGCCGGTCGGCTTCGGCGGTGAGGAGCCGGTGGTCAGCGAGCAGATGCTGGAACCCGGGGACCGGTTGCTGTGCTTCACCGACGGCCTGTTCGAGGAGCACCAGGCCGGTGGAGAACAGTTCGGTGAGGAGCAGTTGATCGAGTGGACCAATCGGGTCCTCCGCGACCGCCCCCAGGTACGGGCGGTGGTACGAGCGCTCTCCCACGCCCTGAAACAGGAACGCGGCGGCACCACGACCGACGACGCGACCATCTTCCTCATCGAGTGGCGAGGCGGCGACGCCCATCACCTCACCACCCTCGATTGA
- a CDS encoding helix-turn-helix domain-containing protein codes for MAAKTNPTVRRRRLGAELRRLRVLRGLKSTEVAERLMVSQPKISHLENGNRAISPRDVRDLCVIYEVTDQQVIDSLMEMARESGERGWWHPYGELSGSVYIGLETDAASLHIYAPMMVPDLLQTPGYAQAVIGETIPRLSAEQSATQLKVRLRRQHRIYDLACPLRLWVVIDESALRRVVGGPDVMREQLEHLKALSAESHITVQVLPYTAGAHPGLSGQFSILRFADSPEAGVVYVERFASDLCLEKPSDVRHYNVRYGHLQAQALTPDSSRAFITDIARTYVDAPIPS; via the coding sequence GTGGCGGCGAAGACCAATCCCACTGTCAGGAGACGCCGTCTCGGCGCCGAGCTGCGTCGGCTCCGTGTGCTTCGTGGGTTGAAGAGCACAGAAGTGGCCGAGCGGCTCATGGTCTCGCAGCCCAAGATCAGCCATCTGGAGAACGGCAACCGTGCCATCAGCCCCCGTGATGTGCGCGATCTGTGCGTGATCTACGAAGTGACGGACCAGCAGGTCATCGACTCCCTGATGGAGATGGCCAGGGAATCCGGTGAGCGGGGATGGTGGCACCCCTATGGCGAACTCTCCGGCAGCGTCTACATCGGCCTGGAGACGGACGCCGCTTCCCTGCACATCTACGCGCCCATGATGGTGCCCGATCTGCTGCAGACCCCTGGCTACGCCCAGGCTGTCATCGGAGAGACCATCCCTCGGCTCTCTGCCGAACAATCCGCCACGCAGCTCAAGGTGCGGCTGCGCCGCCAGCATCGGATCTACGACCTTGCCTGCCCGCTGCGCCTGTGGGTGGTCATCGACGAATCGGCCCTGCGCCGAGTCGTCGGCGGCCCGGACGTCATGCGTGAACAGCTGGAGCACCTGAAGGCACTCAGCGCGGAGTCGCACATCACGGTGCAGGTCCTTCCGTACACGGCCGGCGCTCATCCGGGTCTGTCAGGGCAGTTCTCCATCCTGCGGTTCGCCGACAGTCCCGAGGCGGGGGTGGTGTACGTGGAGCGGTTCGCCAGCGATCTCTGCCTGGAGAAGCCGTCCGACGTGCGGCACTACAACGTGAGGTACGGCCACCTCCAGGCGCAGGCCCTCACCCCGGACAGCAGCCGCGCGTTCATCACCGACATCGCCAGGACGTACGTCGACGCGCCGATCCCGTCCTGA
- a CDS encoding SSI family serine proteinase inhibitor has protein sequence MVQVTPLRRLAVTALAVCAAVIASSAAGPVSAYAARPGSAGTTAGAPATAGGRAPLAPPPVREEDRTSGDHLTVTVRHSGGRTDGTFEVYCHPDRGSHPDPGGACGAVDRNTRWGRDAFAPVPGGELCTMRYGGPATAHVTGRWAGRPVDATFDRSNGCQIERWDRFVPLLPGPRPASAASSAGMAYMAGVAGMAEAPVP, from the coding sequence ATGGTCCAGGTCACCCCGCTCCGACGCCTCGCCGTCACCGCCCTTGCCGTCTGCGCCGCCGTGATCGCCTCGTCGGCCGCGGGCCCCGTCAGCGCGTACGCCGCACGTCCCGGGAGCGCCGGGACGACGGCGGGCGCCCCCGCCACCGCCGGCGGACGGGCGCCGCTCGCGCCGCCGCCGGTCCGGGAGGAGGACCGGACGAGCGGCGATCACCTCACGGTCACCGTCCGGCACAGCGGCGGGCGGACGGACGGGACGTTCGAGGTGTACTGCCACCCCGACCGCGGCAGCCACCCGGACCCGGGCGGCGCCTGCGGGGCCGTGGACCGCAACACCCGGTGGGGCCGGGACGCCTTCGCACCCGTACCGGGCGGCGAGCTCTGCACGATGCGATACGGCGGGCCGGCCACCGCCCACGTCACCGGCCGCTGGGCCGGACGTCCCGTCGACGCGACGTTCGACCGCAGCAACGGCTGCCAGATCGAGCGGTGGGACCGGTTCGTGCCGCTCCTGCCCGGCCCGCGTCCGGCGAGCGCGGCGAGCTCGGCGGGCATGGCGTACATGGCGGGCGTGGCGGGCATGGCGGAAGCACCGGTTCCGTAA
- a CDS encoding response regulator: protein MSSRPSRGAARLAAILDALPDALVLVNANGTVVNANTIALEAFETPGTALVGRGLLDLLPQFDSKLIPGSMRRPDHMDPRGRTKPTRMVARRTDGTEFPVEVTSANLENGQQAYDGYGYSSASDELLMLVVRDLSGTVDTEAELARSQRQTEMILRAAAEGVVGTDTDGRIVLVNPAAAQILGYRASDLGGKELHTLVLHSRGDGSPFPYDESPLADTLRSGRKHRVRGQVLWSKGGDRVSVDLTTAPVRDGDQLVGAVMTFTDRRPYDALAEEKESVEQRHAKELEKLSEEHASDLTALRQQHVAELEELRELHEEEIAAAEERYAALGEREKDRYEALAGRHEQLLTLLGGSLRGPLDELRRELAALAADDAGQLWPEANQVLHHLSAGYSRITTLIDNVLGYQRLDTGAETVVRTKVMLDAVVAAGVDGAVELIGPGRVQFAVHAPPIEAEVDVRLLATALAHLVADVAGVDATGNAPVSAGGYMDNTVVVAAAQRGEVVRIEVRGPYAGGDPVHEPIVRGIVRAHGGVLQTHEVPGMSGSAYVLEVPLGGGAGAVAAPPAAALPALPTGDGAVRHEVPGEPNAGGRRRARRSSVDAFLESDVPEAEGVADADAAVPTGRRRRRGAPAAETPGESPSAVAEAEGPEGSGGTGRRRGRSAELAVAGADSGVSEGAVVMAAEHASGTAASGTGLGGTVPPQGVPAPDGRRALQAPDGQQPQNALPPALPALAGPPAEATPGTTGADMGSATGTGTGSQGDAEAEGGQPTGRRRRALAAANERAAAQEAGPRTVFALPPAEADRTTDVAGNVPGPVTGPVPGMDPGSGSGSVAAPVSGGPVSGGSGDGLADGSGMTHAAAPAQAQGQVPAQGQVAGQGQAHGQAQVQPGGPVPVPVPGVMQAPGMAQAPGQAPRAAQAPGAAQAPVPAQAQAPAPGSGPFADPGADHGRHDAVPHDQADDHTPPQPHPTSAPTGRRRRAVGQPAEAVPAQLQTPPQAQAQAQAQAQAQGVQPGPVAPALPGQGLPLPAEAPAAASPAVPAVSTPGTGTPLPPEAVAGQPRAAQPLPAEAAAVPPIDPNSTQGRAISVRTLGQGVPFTRQAAQVQQVQQVQHAHQVQHAHQAQPVQRPQPGLPSPQPTATPAPHTPGGSGRRRKLGTPPDPATRPEQTARPHPSAEQSAVAQPTVPQPAVPQSAVAQPGLPQPAGAPQAAAAPAPHAVAAPMPSPAPAPAPVPSTQSAQQSQQPQPSLAGQSRLVAGGTGTEGAGRSYAIGAPDENAAEGPEPLDGPGGAVEVADPPRPQPLDDELPPEPLDNPRRLLVWPAPDVSTQQALSDRGYRPVIVHSREEVDAQIAAFPAALFVDPLTGPITRTALQSLRTAAVAAEVPVLVTAGLGQATREAAYGADPAVLLKALAPRDSEQHPPRVLLIEEHAEIALALTSTLERRGMQVARAASDADAVALAGQLRPNLVVMDLMQVHRRQAGILDWLRANGQLNRTPLVVYTAAVDQADLPRLASGETVLFLAERSTSPEVQSRIVDLLARIGTN, encoded by the coding sequence GTGAGCAGCAGGCCATCCCGAGGCGCTGCTCGCCTCGCAGCCATACTCGACGCGCTGCCCGACGCGTTGGTGCTGGTCAACGCGAACGGGACGGTCGTCAACGCGAACACCATCGCGCTCGAGGCGTTCGAGACGCCGGGTACGGCTCTGGTGGGGCGGGGGCTGCTCGATCTGCTGCCGCAGTTCGACTCCAAGCTCATCCCGGGCTCCATGCGGCGCCCCGACCACATGGACCCGCGCGGCCGGACCAAGCCGACCCGGATGGTCGCGCGCCGCACCGACGGCACCGAGTTCCCGGTCGAGGTCACCAGCGCCAACCTGGAGAACGGCCAGCAGGCCTACGACGGCTACGGATACTCCTCCGCCTCCGACGAGCTGCTGATGCTGGTCGTGCGCGACCTCTCCGGCACCGTCGACACCGAGGCCGAGCTGGCGCGCTCGCAGCGGCAGACCGAGATGATCCTGAGGGCTGCGGCCGAGGGCGTCGTCGGCACCGACACCGACGGGCGGATCGTCCTCGTCAACCCGGCCGCCGCCCAGATACTGGGATATCGGGCGAGCGATCTCGGCGGCAAGGAGCTGCACACCCTGGTGCTGCATTCGCGCGGGGACGGCTCACCGTTCCCGTACGACGAGTCGCCGCTCGCCGACACCCTGCGCTCCGGGCGCAAGCACCGGGTACGCGGGCAGGTGCTGTGGTCCAAGGGCGGTGACCGGGTCTCGGTCGACCTGACGACCGCGCCCGTGCGCGACGGCGACCAACTCGTCGGCGCCGTCATGACCTTCACGGACCGCCGGCCCTACGACGCCCTGGCGGAGGAGAAGGAGTCCGTCGAGCAGCGGCACGCCAAGGAGCTGGAGAAGCTCTCCGAGGAGCACGCCTCCGACCTCACCGCACTGCGCCAGCAGCACGTGGCCGAGCTCGAGGAGCTGCGCGAGCTGCACGAGGAGGAGATCGCGGCCGCCGAGGAGCGCTACGCCGCGCTCGGCGAGCGGGAGAAGGACCGGTACGAGGCGCTCGCCGGGCGGCACGAACAGCTGCTCACCCTGCTCGGGGGCTCCCTGCGCGGACCCCTGGACGAGCTGCGCCGGGAGCTGGCCGCGCTCGCCGCGGACGACGCCGGACAGCTCTGGCCGGAGGCCAACCAGGTGCTGCACCACCTGTCCGCCGGCTATTCGCGGATCACCACCCTGATCGACAACGTGCTCGGATACCAGCGGCTCGACACCGGCGCGGAGACCGTCGTCCGGACGAAGGTGATGCTCGACGCGGTCGTCGCCGCGGGCGTCGACGGCGCGGTGGAGCTCATCGGGCCCGGCCGGGTCCAGTTCGCCGTGCACGCGCCTCCCATCGAGGCCGAGGTCGACGTGCGGCTCCTCGCGACCGCGCTCGCGCATCTCGTCGCGGACGTCGCCGGCGTCGACGCCACCGGCAACGCGCCCGTCTCTGCGGGCGGTTACATGGACAACACGGTCGTGGTGGCGGCCGCTCAGCGCGGCGAGGTCGTGCGCATCGAGGTGCGCGGTCCGTACGCCGGCGGCGACCCCGTGCACGAGCCGATCGTGCGGGGGATCGTCCGGGCCCACGGGGGCGTGCTGCAGACGCACGAGGTGCCGGGCATGAGCGGCAGCGCGTATGTGCTCGAGGTGCCGTTGGGCGGCGGGGCGGGGGCCGTCGCGGCTCCGCCGGCCGCCGCGCTGCCCGCCCTGCCGACGGGCGACGGAGCCGTGCGGCACGAGGTCCCGGGCGAGCCGAACGCCGGTGGACGGCGGCGGGCCCGGCGGTCCTCCGTGGACGCCTTCCTGGAGAGCGACGTCCCCGAGGCGGAGGGCGTCGCCGACGCCGATGCGGCGGTTCCGACCGGACGCCGGCGCAGGCGTGGCGCGCCCGCCGCGGAGACGCCGGGCGAGTCGCCGTCGGCGGTGGCCGAGGCCGAGGGGCCGGAGGGCTCCGGCGGCACCGGACGGCGGCGCGGGCGTTCCGCCGAGCTCGCCGTGGCGGGGGCCGACTCCGGGGTGAGCGAGGGCGCCGTCGTCATGGCCGCGGAGCACGCGTCCGGGACGGCGGCTTCGGGGACGGGACTCGGCGGCACCGTTCCGCCGCAGGGCGTGCCGGCTCCGGACGGACGACGGGCCCTGCAGGCGCCCGACGGTCAGCAGCCGCAGAACGCCCTGCCGCCCGCGCTGCCGGCCCTCGCGGGCCCGCCGGCCGAGGCGACCCCCGGGACCACCGGCGCGGACATGGGTAGCGCTACGGGTACGGGTACGGGCTCCCAGGGTGACGCCGAGGCGGAGGGCGGACAGCCGACCGGGCGCCGTCGGCGTGCCCTGGCCGCCGCGAACGAGCGTGCCGCCGCGCAGGAGGCGGGGCCCCGCACGGTCTTCGCCCTGCCGCCCGCCGAGGCGGACCGGACGACGGACGTGGCCGGCAACGTTCCCGGCCCTGTTACCGGCCCCGTTCCCGGTATGGACCCGGGCTCCGGTTCCGGTTCCGTTGCCGCTCCCGTTTCCGGCGGTCCCGTTTCCGGTGGGTCCGGCGACGGCCTCGCCGACGGTTCCGGTATGACGCACGCGGCCGCGCCGGCGCAGGCCCAGGGGCAGGTGCCGGCGCAGGGGCAGGTCGCGGGACAAGGGCAGGCCCACGGGCAGGCACAGGTGCAGCCCGGTGGTCCCGTTCCGGTCCCGGTTCCGGGCGTGATGCAGGCTCCGGGCATGGCCCAGGCACCCGGGCAGGCACCGAGGGCCGCACAGGCCCCGGGTGCGGCGCAGGCCCCGGTTCCCGCGCAGGCCCAGGCGCCCGCACCGGGTTCCGGCCCCTTCGCGGACCCGGGAGCCGACCACGGGCGTCACGACGCCGTCCCGCACGACCAGGCCGACGACCACACTCCGCCGCAGCCGCACCCGACCAGCGCGCCCACCGGTCGCCGGCGACGGGCCGTCGGGCAGCCCGCGGAAGCCGTCCCGGCCCAGCTCCAGACCCCACCCCAGGCACAAGCCCAGGCACAGGCACAGGCACAGGCACAGGGTGTGCAGCCCGGTCCCGTCGCGCCGGCGCTGCCCGGGCAGGGACTGCCGCTCCCCGCCGAGGCGCCTGCCGCGGCGTCCCCGGCCGTACCCGCCGTGTCGACCCCCGGCACCGGCACGCCGCTTCCGCCCGAAGCCGTCGCCGGACAGCCGCGGGCGGCACAGCCGTTGCCCGCCGAGGCCGCCGCGGTCCCGCCCATCGACCCCAACTCGACACAGGGACGGGCGATCAGCGTGCGGACGCTGGGGCAAGGTGTGCCCTTCACCCGGCAGGCCGCCCAGGTACAGCAGGTCCAGCAGGTCCAGCACGCCCACCAGGTTCAGCACGCCCATCAGGCTCAGCCGGTGCAGCGCCCCCAGCCCGGCCTGCCGTCCCCTCAGCCGACCGCCACCCCCGCCCCGCACACCCCGGGCGGGTCCGGACGTCGCCGCAAGCTGGGGACCCCGCCCGACCCGGCGACGCGTCCGGAGCAGACGGCCCGGCCGCATCCGTCGGCCGAGCAGAGCGCCGTCGCTCAGCCCACCGTTCCTCAGCCCGCCGTCCCGCAGAGCGCCGTCGCTCAGCCCGGCCTGCCGCAGCCGGCCGGGGCACCGCAGGCCGCGGCGGCTCCGGCACCGCATGCCGTCGCTGCGCCCATGCCCTCACCGGCGCCCGCCCCCGCTCCCGTCCCGTCGACGCAGTCGGCACAGCAGTCCCAGCAGCCGCAGCCGTCCCTCGCGGGTCAGTCGCGGCTCGTGGCCGGTGGGACGGGCACCGAGGGGGCCGGACGGTCGTACGCCATAGGAGCCCCGGACGAGAACGCCGCCGAGGGCCCCGAACCGCTGGACGGTCCCGGCGGGGCCGTCGAGGTGGCGGATCCGCCGCGACCGCAGCCGCTGGACGACGAGTTGCCGCCGGAGCCGCTGGACAACCCGCGTCGGCTGCTGGTGTGGCCGGCGCCCGACGTCAGCACCCAGCAGGCGCTCAGCGACCGCGGCTACCGTCCCGTCATCGTGCACTCGCGCGAGGAGGTCGACGCGCAGATCGCCGCGTTCCCGGCGGCGCTGTTCGTGGATCCGCTGACCGGGCCGATCACCCGCACCGCGCTGCAGTCGCTGCGCACCGCCGCCGTCGCCGCCGAGGTGCCGGTGCTGGTCACGGCCGGGCTCGGGCAGGCGACGCGCGAGGCGGCGTACGGCGCCGATCCCGCCGTCCTGTTGAAGGCGCTCGCGCCGCGCGACAGCGAGCAGCACCCGCCACGGGTGCTGCTCATCGAGGAGCACGCCGAGATCGCGCTCGCGCTGACCTCGACGCTGGAGCGGCGCGGAATGCAGGTGGCGCGTGCGGCGAGCGACGCGGACGCCGTCGCGCTCGCCGGACAGCTGCGGCCGAACCTGGTGGTGATGGACCTGATGCAGGTGCATCGTCGGCAGGCCGGGATCCTGGACTGGCTGCGGGCGAACGGGCAGCTCAACCGCACCCCGCTCGTCGTGTACACGGCCGCCGTCGACCAGGCGGACCTGCCGCGGCTTGCGTCGGGGGAGACGGTCCTCTTCCTCGCCGAGCGGTCGACCAGCCCGGAGGTGCAGAGCAGGATCGTGGACCTGCTGGCACGGATCGGCACGAACTAG
- a CDS encoding restriction endonuclease subunit S — protein sequence MAPEQAWPTSGDGRIPLGRFCRVTAGPSGSLLDNLQEGPNGVPVIAPPDLTEHFTVDTRRLRRVSHPQAERLARFELRAGDVLLVRQGTLGRLALVKDEQAGWLYSSSCLRIRVDQSLVLPAYLAAYLTHPPVQRELIAQAQSGTVPSLNSTMLTEFPVEVPPMDRQHDVVAALADIDEQITVQRMMLDRLVALRPSVFEQLTKGE from the coding sequence ATGGCTCCTGAGCAGGCCTGGCCCACCTCCGGGGACGGCCGCATCCCCCTGGGGCGTTTCTGTCGTGTCACGGCCGGTCCGTCCGGCTCGCTGCTCGACAACCTCCAGGAAGGCCCCAACGGGGTTCCGGTCATCGCACCCCCCGACCTCACCGAGCACTTCACCGTGGACACCCGGCGCCTGCGCCGGGTGTCCCACCCCCAGGCAGAACGGCTCGCCCGGTTCGAGCTGAGGGCGGGGGACGTGCTCCTGGTACGGCAGGGCACCCTCGGCCGGCTGGCACTGGTGAAGGACGAGCAGGCCGGTTGGCTGTACAGCTCGTCGTGCCTGAGGATCCGCGTGGACCAGAGCCTGGTCCTCCCGGCGTACCTGGCCGCCTATCTGACCCACCCCCCGGTGCAACGGGAGCTGATCGCCCAGGCGCAGTCCGGTACGGTCCCTTCGCTCAACTCGACCATGCTGACGGAGTTCCCCGTCGAGGTTCCCCCGATGGACCGGCAGCACGACGTCGTCGCGGCGCTCGCGGACATCGACGAACAGATCACCGTACAGAGAATGATGCTGGACCGCCTGGTCGCCCTGCGGCCGTCGGTCTTCGAGCAGCTCACCAAGGGAGAATGA
- a CDS encoding N-6 DNA methylase: MFSRPLTVDSLDFHLMQAADLLRGEVNTSELTQFIGPLLLLKRVSDQPGLLRVPDVARWEYVVDHARLSAGDTLNRALAALEQNNPRLLADLFDPVDFNSPSAERIAVRLLRHFDQLPLSDDDLEFGDEVGRAFDRFLTRIASSAGKGSSQFFTPRAVCRLMAELVRPQGGQSVADPHAGSGGMLLSAVHHLAEHGGSGAHLSLYGQEKNGSTWRTGRLNLLLHGIVDATMDNSDSLTDPLIDGSGLMRFDRVLTAPPFSTSYKQNEVGHPERMRYGWVPEGGKKADLMFVQHVLAALRPQGLGAVVTPHGVLFRGGAEGEIRRGMVEDNRLEAVIGIGANVFYNTGIPACILVLRGTGDPPEERRNRVLFVDAEREVTTGRSQNRLDAQHVAKIADVYLGWRDVPGFSRAVSLAEIREHDYNLNIGRYVDSAPPAEPLLDIGAALTGGVPRREVQAEARRFHAFRIAPDDLLHPFRPGYWRFPPEGHEAAALRIPGLASAAEEGFLREVRSWWADQRPLFRKVTGGEACLAEARSHLEETFCRRLIPMEILDRYQLLGALAAWWSSHEDDFRALTAFGYHGVVRRVRSSPKDAPGRVYRKPPPPPRGEEAAFVLDWLGADLRAHTEELVAGERQKLVDAYLRWGERYAVSMADLERRYQTAADRLRDRMTGLGYF; this comes from the coding sequence ATGTTCTCCAGGCCGCTCACGGTGGACAGCCTGGACTTCCACCTCATGCAGGCCGCCGATCTCCTGCGCGGCGAGGTCAACACCTCGGAGCTCACCCAGTTCATCGGACCGCTCCTGCTGCTCAAACGCGTCTCCGACCAGCCGGGCCTCCTCCGCGTCCCAGACGTCGCGCGCTGGGAGTACGTGGTGGACCACGCCCGGCTCTCCGCCGGAGACACCCTGAACAGGGCGCTCGCGGCGCTGGAACAGAACAACCCCCGACTCCTGGCCGATCTCTTCGACCCCGTCGACTTCAACAGCCCGTCGGCCGAACGGATCGCCGTACGACTTCTGCGTCACTTCGACCAACTGCCCCTGAGCGACGACGATCTCGAGTTCGGTGACGAGGTGGGCCGGGCTTTCGACCGTTTCCTCACCCGCATCGCCTCCTCGGCGGGCAAGGGCTCGTCCCAGTTCTTCACGCCCCGGGCCGTGTGCCGGCTGATGGCAGAGCTCGTCCGCCCCCAGGGCGGGCAATCCGTCGCCGACCCCCACGCCGGTTCGGGCGGAATGCTGCTGAGCGCTGTACACCACCTCGCTGAGCACGGCGGCAGCGGAGCGCACCTGTCGTTGTACGGCCAGGAGAAGAACGGTTCGACCTGGCGCACCGGACGGCTCAACCTCCTGCTGCACGGCATCGTCGACGCGACCATGGACAACAGCGACTCGCTCACCGACCCGCTGATCGACGGATCTGGGCTCATGCGTTTCGACCGTGTGCTCACCGCGCCGCCCTTCTCCACGAGCTACAAACAGAACGAGGTCGGCCACCCCGAACGCATGAGGTACGGCTGGGTCCCGGAAGGCGGCAAGAAGGCTGACCTCATGTTCGTGCAGCACGTCCTCGCCGCTCTGCGGCCTCAGGGCCTGGGCGCCGTCGTCACGCCTCACGGCGTGCTCTTCCGAGGGGGAGCGGAAGGCGAGATCCGCCGGGGCATGGTCGAGGACAATCGGCTCGAGGCCGTGATCGGCATCGGAGCGAACGTCTTCTACAACACCGGCATCCCCGCATGCATCCTGGTGCTGCGCGGTACGGGTGATCCGCCCGAGGAGCGCCGCAACCGCGTGCTGTTCGTCGACGCGGAGCGTGAGGTGACCACCGGACGCTCACAGAACAGGCTCGACGCCCAGCATGTCGCGAAGATCGCGGACGTCTATCTCGGCTGGCGGGACGTGCCCGGTTTCTCCCGGGCCGTCTCCCTGGCGGAGATCAGGGAACACGACTACAACCTGAACATCGGCCGGTACGTGGACAGCGCCCCGCCCGCCGAGCCGTTGTTGGACATCGGCGCGGCGCTCACGGGTGGTGTGCCCCGACGGGAGGTCCAGGCCGAGGCCCGCCGCTTCCATGCCTTCCGTATCGCCCCGGACGACCTCCTGCACCCCTTTCGCCCGGGTTACTGGAGGTTCCCGCCCGAGGGCCACGAGGCGGCGGCGCTCCGCATCCCCGGCCTCGCCTCTGCGGCGGAAGAGGGTTTCCTGCGCGAAGTCCGCTCCTGGTGGGCGGATCAGCGCCCGCTCTTCAGGAAGGTGACCGGCGGCGAGGCGTGCCTCGCCGAAGCGCGGTCACACCTCGAGGAGACGTTCTGTCGCAGGCTGATCCCGATGGAGATCCTGGACCGCTACCAACTGCTCGGCGCCCTGGCCGCATGGTGGTCGTCCCACGAGGACGATTTCAGGGCACTCACCGCGTTCGGCTACCACGGGGTGGTCCGGCGTGTGCGGTCGTCTCCGAAGGACGCGCCGGGACGCGTCTACCGTAAGCCGCCCCCGCCTCCGCGGGGAGAGGAGGCGGCTTTCGTGCTCGACTGGCTGGGCGCCGACCTGCGGGCCCACACCGAGGAACTCGTCGCGGGGGAGCGTCAGAAGCTGGTCGACGCGTACCTGCGGTGGGGCGAGCGGTACGCGGTCTCCATGGCAGACCTCGAGCGTCGGTACCAGACCGCCGCCGACCGGCTACGTGATCGCATGACCGGTCTCGGCTACTTCTGA